One segment of Fusarium oxysporum f. sp. lycopersici 4287 chromosome 7, whole genome shotgun sequence DNA contains the following:
- a CDS encoding thioredoxin 1, which yields MRKRRQRENKDINTSQPQQRQDYSHQLPKLNRLSSHRISKLSSKTLPISVDQYQQKNKMVHHITSNDELQKLLSSTTYVAVDFFADWCPPCKAIAPVYEQLATKHSVDNVLAFAKVNVDHVQDAARQYGITAMPTFLFFKEGKQVAVNGQVEIKGADPRTLGAAAEKLGGLAQKRVSGA from the coding sequence ATGAGAAAGCGGAGGCAGAGAGaaaataaggatataaacACATCGCAGCctcaacaacgccaagattACTCACATCAACTGCCGAAACTAAATCGACTTTCATCTCACCGCATCTCAAAACTCTCATCAAAAACTTTGCCGATCTCTGTAGATCAATACCAGCAAAAAAACAAAATGGTGCATCACATCACTTCAAACGATGAGCTTCAAAAGCTCCTCTCGTCAACAACATATGTCGCCGTCGACTTCTTCGCAGACTGGTGTCCCCCCTGCAAAGCCATCGCCCCCGTCTACGAGCAACTCGCCACCAAGCACAGCGTCGACAATGTCCTCGCCTTTGCAAAAGTCAACGTAGACCACGTCCAAGACGCCGCGCGCCAGTACGGCATAACAGCCATGCCAACGTTCCTGTTCTTCAAGGAAGGGAAGCAAGTCGCTGTCAACGGGCAGGTTGAGATCAAGGGCGCTGACCCGAGGACTCTGggggctgctgctgagaagtTGGGGGGACTAGCGCAGAAGAGGGTTTCTGGAGCGTAG